A window from Balearica regulorum gibbericeps isolate bBalReg1 chromosome 1, bBalReg1.pri, whole genome shotgun sequence encodes these proteins:
- the NAMPT gene encoding nicotinamide phosphoribosyltransferase isoform X1, with protein sequence MECAAAGAEFNILLATDSYKVTHYKQYPPNTSKVYSYFECREKKTENSKLRKVKYEETVFYGLQYILNKYLKGKVVTKEKIKEAKEVYREHFQDDVFNEKGWNYILEKYDGHLPIEIKAVPEGSVIPRGNVLFTVENTDPECYWLTNWIETILVQSWYPITVATNSREQKKILAKYLLETSGSLEGLEYKLHDFGYRGVSSQETAGIGASAHLVNFKGTDTVAGIALIKKYYGTKDPVPGYSVPAAEHSTITAWGKDHEKDAFEHIVTQFSSVPVSVVSDSYDIYNACEKIWGDDLRHIIEARSPEAPLIIRPDSGNPLDTVLKVLEILGKKFPITENSKGYKLLPPYLRVIQGDGVDINTLQEGMLVEQIVEGMKKNKWSIENIAFGSGGALLQKLTRDLLNCSFKCSYVVTNGLGVNVFKDPVADPNKRSKKGRLSLHRTPAGDYVTLEEGKGDLEEYGQDLLHTVFKNGKVTKSYSFDEVRQNARLKNSELEMASH encoded by the exons ATGGAGTGCGCTGCGGCGGGGGCCGAGTTCAACATCCTCCTCGCCACCGACTCCTACAAG GTTACACACTACAAACAATATCCACCTAATACAAGCAAAGTATATTCCTACTTTGAATGTCGTgaaaagaagactgaaaattccaaattaagGAAAGTGAAATATGAAGAAACTGTTTTTTATGGTTTGCAGTACATTCTGAATAAATACTTAAAAG GTAAAGTAGTGACCAAAGAGAAAATCAAGGAAGCCAAAGAAGTATATAGGGAGCATTTTCAAGATGATGTCTTCAATGAAAAGGGATGGAACTATATTCTGGAG AAATATGATGGTCATCTTCCTATAGAAATAAAGGCTGTTCCAGAGGGCTCTGTAATTCCCAGAGGAAATGTTCTTTTCACAGTAGAAAACACAGATCCAGAGTGCTACTGGCTCACAAATTGGATTGAG aCTATTCTTGTGCAGTCATGGTATCCAATCACAGTGGCAACAAActccagagagcagaaaaagattTTGGCCAAATATTTGCTAGAGACTTCTGGCAGCTTAGAAGGACTGGAATATAAACTGCATGACTTTGGCTACAGGGGAGTTTCTTCACAAGAG ACTGCAGGAATAGGAGCTTCAGCTCATTTGGTGAACTTCAAAGGAACAGACACAGTAGCAGGAAttgcattaattaaaaagtacTACGGTACAAAAGATCCAGTTCCAGGATATTCTGTTCCAGCTGCTGAACACAG TACCATAACAGCTTGGGGGAAAGATCatgaaaaagatgcttttgaacACATAGTGACACAGTTTTCTTCAGTGCCTGTATCTGTGGTTAGTGACAGCTACGACATTTACAATGCTTGTGAAAAAATATGGGGTGATGACTTAAGGCATATAATTGAAGCCCGAAGTCCAGAGGCACCACTTATTATTAGACCAGATTCTGGGAATCCTCTTGACACTGTTTTAAAG GTCTTGGAGATCTTAGGGAAGAAGTTTCCCATTACAGAAAACTCAAAAGGCTACAAGTTGCTGCCACCGTATCTCAGAGTTATTCAAGGGGATGGTGTGGATATCAACACATTGCAAGAG GGGATGCTGGTAGAACAG aTTGTGGAAGGAATGAAGAAGAATAAATGGAGTATTGAGAATATTGCCTTTGGATCTGGTGGAGCTTTGTTGCAGAAACTAACCAGAGATCTCTTAAACTGTTCCTTCAAATGTAGTTACGTGGTGACCAACGGTCTCGGG GTAAATGTCTTCAAGGATCCGGTTGCCGATCCGAACAAAAGGTCAAAGAAAGGACGACTGTCGTTGCATAGGACGCCGGCTGGAGATTATGTGACACTTGAAGAAGGCAAGGGAGACCTTGAAGAGTATGGACAG GATCTCCTTCACACTGTATTTAAGAATGGAAAGGTAACGAAGTCATATTCGTTTGATGAAGTAAGACAAAATGCCAGACTGAAGAACAGTGAACTAGAAATGGCGTCTCACTAA
- the NAMPT gene encoding nicotinamide phosphoribosyltransferase isoform X2: MECAAAGAEFNILLATDSYKVTHYKQYPPNTSKVYSYFECREKKTENSKLRKVKYEETVFYGLQYILNKYLKGKVVTKEKIKEAKEVYREHFQDDVFNEKGWNYILEKYDGHLPIEIKAVPEGSVIPRGNVLFTVENTDPECYWLTNWIETILVQSWYPITVATNSREQKKILAKYLLETSGSLEGLEYKLHDFGYRGVSSQETAGIGASAHLVNFKGTDTVAGIALIKKYYGTKDPVPGYSVPAAEHSTITAWGKDHEKDAFEHIVTQFSSVPVSVVSDSYDIYNACEKIWGDDLRHIIEARSPEAPLIIRPDSGNPLDTVLKVLEILGKKFPITENSKGYKLLPPYLRVIQGDGVDINTLQEIVEGMKKNKWSIENIAFGSGGALLQKLTRDLLNCSFKCSYVVTNGLGVNVFKDPVADPNKRSKKGRLSLHRTPAGDYVTLEEGKGDLEEYGQDLLHTVFKNGKVTKSYSFDEVRQNARLKNSELEMASH, translated from the exons ATGGAGTGCGCTGCGGCGGGGGCCGAGTTCAACATCCTCCTCGCCACCGACTCCTACAAG GTTACACACTACAAACAATATCCACCTAATACAAGCAAAGTATATTCCTACTTTGAATGTCGTgaaaagaagactgaaaattccaaattaagGAAAGTGAAATATGAAGAAACTGTTTTTTATGGTTTGCAGTACATTCTGAATAAATACTTAAAAG GTAAAGTAGTGACCAAAGAGAAAATCAAGGAAGCCAAAGAAGTATATAGGGAGCATTTTCAAGATGATGTCTTCAATGAAAAGGGATGGAACTATATTCTGGAG AAATATGATGGTCATCTTCCTATAGAAATAAAGGCTGTTCCAGAGGGCTCTGTAATTCCCAGAGGAAATGTTCTTTTCACAGTAGAAAACACAGATCCAGAGTGCTACTGGCTCACAAATTGGATTGAG aCTATTCTTGTGCAGTCATGGTATCCAATCACAGTGGCAACAAActccagagagcagaaaaagattTTGGCCAAATATTTGCTAGAGACTTCTGGCAGCTTAGAAGGACTGGAATATAAACTGCATGACTTTGGCTACAGGGGAGTTTCTTCACAAGAG ACTGCAGGAATAGGAGCTTCAGCTCATTTGGTGAACTTCAAAGGAACAGACACAGTAGCAGGAAttgcattaattaaaaagtacTACGGTACAAAAGATCCAGTTCCAGGATATTCTGTTCCAGCTGCTGAACACAG TACCATAACAGCTTGGGGGAAAGATCatgaaaaagatgcttttgaacACATAGTGACACAGTTTTCTTCAGTGCCTGTATCTGTGGTTAGTGACAGCTACGACATTTACAATGCTTGTGAAAAAATATGGGGTGATGACTTAAGGCATATAATTGAAGCCCGAAGTCCAGAGGCACCACTTATTATTAGACCAGATTCTGGGAATCCTCTTGACACTGTTTTAAAG GTCTTGGAGATCTTAGGGAAGAAGTTTCCCATTACAGAAAACTCAAAAGGCTACAAGTTGCTGCCACCGTATCTCAGAGTTATTCAAGGGGATGGTGTGGATATCAACACATTGCAAGAG aTTGTGGAAGGAATGAAGAAGAATAAATGGAGTATTGAGAATATTGCCTTTGGATCTGGTGGAGCTTTGTTGCAGAAACTAACCAGAGATCTCTTAAACTGTTCCTTCAAATGTAGTTACGTGGTGACCAACGGTCTCGGG GTAAATGTCTTCAAGGATCCGGTTGCCGATCCGAACAAAAGGTCAAAGAAAGGACGACTGTCGTTGCATAGGACGCCGGCTGGAGATTATGTGACACTTGAAGAAGGCAAGGGAGACCTTGAAGAGTATGGACAG GATCTCCTTCACACTGTATTTAAGAATGGAAAGGTAACGAAGTCATATTCGTTTGATGAAGTAAGACAAAATGCCAGACTGAAGAACAGTGAACTAGAAATGGCGTCTCACTAA